One stretch of Prionailurus viverrinus isolate Anna chromosome C1, UM_Priviv_1.0, whole genome shotgun sequence DNA includes these proteins:
- the SERPINE2 gene encoding glia-derived nexin, translating into MNWHFPFFLVATVTLPSVCSQFNPLSLEELGSDTGIQVFNQIIKSRPLDNVVVSPHGIASVLGMLQLGADGRTKKQLTTVMRYGVNGVGKVLKKINKAIVSKKNKDIVTVANAVFVKNGSKMEVPFVTRNKDVFQCEVQNVDFDDPASACDSINVWVRNETRGMIDNLLSPNLIDGALTRLVLVNAVYFKGLWKSRFQPENTKKRTFVTADGKSYQVPMLAQLSVFRCGSTSTPNDLWYNFIELPYHGESISMLIALPTESSTPLTAIIPHISTKTIDSWMSTMVPKRVQVILPKFTAVAQTDLKEPLKVLGITEMFDPSRANFSKITRSENLHVSQILQKAKIEVSEDGTKASAATTAILIARSSPPWFIVDRPFLFFIRHNPTGAVLFMGQINQP; encoded by the exons ATGAACTGgcatttccccttctttcttgtgGCCACAGTGACTTTGCCCTCTGTGTGCTCCCAGTTCAACCCCCTATCTCTGGAGGAACTAGGCTCTGACACAGGAATCCAGGTTTTCAATCAGATTATCAAATCCCGGCCTCTTGACAACGTGGTCGTGTCCCCCCATGGGATTGCGTCGGTCCTGGGGATGCTTCAGCTGGGAGCCGACGGCAGGACTAAGAAGCAGCTCACCACGGTGATGAGATACGGCGTGAACG gaGTCGGTAAAGTGTTAAAGAAGATCAACAAGGCCATCGTCTCCAAGAAGAATAAAGACATCGTGACGGTGGCCAATGCAGTGTTTGTGAAGAACGGCTCTAAAATGGAAGTGCCTTTCGTTACGAGGAACAAGGACGTGTTTCAGTGCGAAGTCCAGAACGTGGACTTTGACGATCCAGCCTCTGCCTGTGACTCCATCAACGTGTGGGTTAGAAACGAAACCAGGG GTATGATCGACAATCTGCTCTCCCCAAATCTCATCGATGGTGCACTCACCAGACTGGTCCTGGTCAATGCCGTGTATTTTAAGGGTTTGTGGAAATCGCGGTTCCAACCTGAGAACACAAAGAAACGCACGTTTGTGACGGCTGATGGGAAGTCCTACCAAGTGCCCATGCTGGCCCAGCTCTCCGTGTTCCGATGCG GGTCTACAAGCACCCCCAACGATTTATGGTACAACTTCATCGAACTGCCCTACCACGGAGAAAGCATCAGCATGCTGATCGCGCTGCCCACGGAGAGCTCCACCCCGCTGACGGCCATCATCCCTCACATCAGCACCAAGACCATAGACAGCTGGATGAGCACGATGGTGCCCAAGAGGGTACAGGTCATCTTGCCCAA GTTCACGGCGGTAGCACAAACAGATCTGAAGGAGCCGCTGAAGGTGCTCGGCATCACCGAGATGTTTGATCCATCAAGAGCAAATTTTTCGAAAATAACAA GGTCAGAAAACCTTCACGTCTCTCAAATCTTGCAAAAAGCAAAAATTGAAGTCAGTGAAGACGGAACGAAAGCTTCAGCAGCAACAA CTGCGATTCTAATTGCAAGGTCGTCACCTCCCTGGTTTATAGTAGACAGACCCTTTCTATTTTTCATCCGACATAATCCCACAG GTGCTGTCTTATTCATGGGGCAGATAAACCAACCGTGA